A portion of the Chondrinema litorale genome contains these proteins:
- a CDS encoding LytR/AlgR family response regulator transcription factor yields the protein MKVLIIEDEKPAAEKLSMLLKKLMADVEVVGVIQSIRQAVKWLKEDLNEFDLLFLDIQLADGLSFEIFKEVKIDKPIIFTTAYNEYAIEAFKVNSIDYLLKPITGKALQESLDKLETLRKNLPSYNDAPKLDALQEMLASLKKNYKKRFMVKLGEHIRSISTEKIAYFFAEGRTVYLISLQGKKFIIDYKMEDLADLLDPSLFFRLNRTFIVNIHAINDVVIFSNSRLKVLTSPESPKEMIVSREKVNDFKDWFDGFE from the coding sequence ATGAAGGTACTGATTATTGAAGACGAAAAACCTGCGGCTGAAAAACTGTCGATGTTATTAAAAAAGCTGATGGCTGATGTAGAAGTGGTTGGTGTGATACAAAGTATTAGACAGGCTGTAAAATGGTTAAAAGAAGATTTAAATGAGTTTGATCTTTTGTTTCTTGATATTCAACTAGCAGATGGTTTAAGCTTTGAAATTTTTAAAGAAGTAAAAATCGACAAGCCGATTATTTTTACAACTGCTTATAACGAGTATGCCATTGAGGCTTTCAAGGTAAATAGCATTGATTATCTTCTAAAACCAATTACAGGAAAAGCTTTACAAGAAAGTTTAGATAAACTGGAAACCCTTCGAAAAAATTTACCTTCTTATAATGATGCTCCTAAGTTAGATGCACTACAAGAAATGCTGGCTAGCCTAAAGAAAAACTATAAAAAGAGATTTATGGTAAAGTTAGGTGAGCATATAAGAAGTATTTCTACAGAAAAAATCGCCTACTTTTTTGCCGAAGGTCGAACCGTTTATTTAATAAGTCTACAAGGGAAAAAATTTATTATAGATTATAAAATGGAAGATTTGGCAGACTTACTTGATCCTTCACTCTTTTTTAGGTTAAATCGAACATTTATAGTAAATATTCACGCAATTAATGATGTGGTTATTTTTTCAAATAGTAGGTTAAAAGTTTTAACATCACCAGAATCTCCCAAAGAAATGATTGTTAGTAGAGAAAAAGTAAATGATTTTAAAGACTGGTTTGATGGTTTCGAATGA
- a CDS encoding histidine kinase, translating into MDKNNFIHNLYFRLISPLVYGAMVYILILLVNDRITELSSNFELFELLFCIILTYINFESLRIFINLIDRFYAFKKGIRLRIFLQFTLLAVWAVAITSLLVSVYFIYLVGYRVFTEELYLITSIYLLSSFFYNSLYISIFYLNKQNEAVLQREENLRKNLEYRLQSFKNEVNPDLLYDCLETLVSLIYRDAEEADVFINRLAGFYRYSLDNRQDELTTLAKDIEAGKNLVELLNFENSFISLIDETEAEFLDDEVIPGTIPLLVHHLVRNSIISSAHPMQIKIFTEGEQSVSVQCKLNERLKPVPKALREIKDLQQAYSFYTDEPLVRIKAYHEITISIPILRLEVEEL; encoded by the coding sequence ATGGATAAAAATAACTTTATACACAATCTATATTTCAGACTTATCAGTCCATTGGTATATGGAGCCATGGTGTATATCTTGATTTTGTTAGTGAATGATAGAATTACAGAGCTTTCATCAAACTTTGAGTTATTCGAATTGCTATTCTGTATCATTCTCACCTATATAAATTTTGAATCACTCAGAATATTCATCAACCTAATAGATCGGTTTTATGCTTTTAAAAAAGGTATTAGGTTAAGGATTTTCCTTCAGTTTACCTTATTAGCAGTTTGGGCAGTTGCAATAACCAGTTTGTTGGTTTCTGTTTATTTTATTTATCTGGTTGGCTATAGAGTATTTACAGAAGAGTTGTATCTAATTACAAGTATCTATCTGTTAAGTAGTTTCTTTTATAATTCGCTATACATCAGCATTTTCTATTTAAATAAACAGAACGAAGCGGTATTACAGAGAGAAGAAAACCTTAGAAAAAACCTTGAGTATCGCTTACAATCTTTTAAGAATGAAGTAAACCCAGATTTACTTTATGATTGTTTAGAAACCTTAGTTTCTCTAATATATAGAGATGCAGAAGAAGCCGATGTGTTTATAAACAGATTGGCTGGTTTCTATCGCTATTCATTAGACAATAGGCAAGACGAACTAACTACTTTGGCAAAAGACATAGAAGCAGGAAAAAATCTTGTTGAGTTACTAAACTTCGAAAATTCATTTATTAGTCTGATAGATGAAACTGAGGCAGAATTTCTAGATGATGAAGTTATTCCTGGAACCATTCCTTTATTAGTGCATCATTTGGTTAGAAACTCTATTATTTCTTCTGCACACCCCATGCAAATTAAAATATTTACTGAAGGAGAACAGAGTGTTTCAGTGCAATGCAAGCTTAACGAAAGGTTAAAGCCAGTACCTAAAGCATTAAGGGAGATTAAAGATTTGCAACAAGCTTATTCTTTTTACACAGATGAGCCACTTGTAAGAATTAAAGCTTATCATGAAATTACCATTAGTATTCCGATACTCAGGCTAGAAGTGGAAGAACTGTAA
- the ccsA gene encoding cytochrome c biogenesis protein CcsA encodes MIHTFVGNLGHYSVIIAFITALVSAFSYGYASKLQDAELIKSWKSYARGAFYIHGLAVFTIVASLFYIIYNHYYEYHYAWSHSSNNLPTHYMISCFWEGQEGSFLLWIFWHVLLGFFLIRYGNKWELNVMSVFALVQAFLVSMILGIVLVDIKVGSSPFALLRDVMDAPIFASDPNFIPEDGTGLNPLLQNYWMVIHPPTLFLGFALTLVPFAYCIAGLKEGLYKEWVKPALPWAQVAAVILGIGIMMGAYWAYETLNFGGYWNWDPVENAVYIPWLVLVGAIHVMITFKRKDTALKASMILVITSFILVLYATFLTRSGVLGEASVHSFTDLGLSGQLLIYLLAFVGVSVFFLVKAWKELPTTEEEITTYSREFWIFMGATVLCLASFQVFVPTSIPVYNAFIEFFGGTSNMAPPADQVEFYTKFQLWFGVVIALLSGTGQFFWWQKMDKERLMSTLTLPVIITLLLSSLVILILKITNIIYIVLLTASIYSVISNITVLIRLAKQKVQLTGGAITHIGIALMLLGILFSSGYSKVISLNTTGLLYNREFSEEMNKENLLLFRNQPQRMLDYSSVNQVNDVNDPNAKYGYTLTYKGPRMESDEFPDYIDKEILLPTNDVTKAVITKDLVYKGETYHKKGDTIHIYNENTYYEIEYVKQNGKRFSLYPRLQNNPQMGFVPSPDIRSFLGSDLYTHVTNIPDPESETEWSEPEKFTLSVGDTFIVNDFIAVLDNVVRTNDLVEVDLNEGDVAVKAEIRVLGGERNFDVQPIYVIKDRQVGMIPDILYDLGLKMQFEKIDPQSGKFTLVAQTTQKDWVIMKAIEKPFINILWIGTIVMSIGFCIAIYRRFSDLKEENSKSFNSSKSKKNISKKPKMA; translated from the coding sequence ATGATACATACCTTTGTAGGTAATCTAGGACACTACTCAGTCATAATAGCATTCATAACGGCTTTGGTTTCAGCTTTCAGTTATGGTTATGCATCCAAGCTACAAGATGCCGAATTGATAAAAAGCTGGAAAAGTTATGCACGAGGAGCTTTTTATATTCATGGTTTAGCTGTTTTTACTATTGTAGCCAGCTTATTCTACATAATCTATAACCATTACTACGAATACCACTACGCTTGGAGCCATTCTTCTAATAATTTGCCTACTCACTATATGATCTCCTGTTTCTGGGAAGGTCAAGAAGGTAGCTTCTTGTTGTGGATTTTCTGGCATGTATTACTCGGGTTCTTCCTTATAAGATATGGTAATAAATGGGAACTGAATGTAATGTCTGTTTTTGCATTAGTACAGGCTTTTTTGGTTTCTATGATTTTAGGAATTGTACTAGTAGATATTAAGGTTGGTAGTTCTCCATTTGCTTTACTAAGAGATGTGATGGATGCGCCAATATTTGCAAGCGATCCTAATTTTATTCCAGAAGATGGTACAGGCTTAAATCCACTGTTACAGAATTATTGGATGGTAATTCACCCGCCTACATTGTTCCTTGGATTTGCACTTACCCTTGTTCCTTTTGCATATTGTATTGCTGGTTTAAAAGAAGGTCTTTATAAAGAATGGGTAAAACCTGCATTGCCTTGGGCTCAAGTTGCCGCAGTTATTTTAGGAATTGGTATTATGATGGGTGCCTACTGGGCATATGAGACATTAAACTTTGGTGGATATTGGAACTGGGATCCTGTAGAAAATGCGGTGTACATACCTTGGTTAGTGTTGGTTGGAGCAATTCACGTAATGATTACCTTCAAACGAAAAGATACTGCGCTTAAAGCTTCGATGATTCTGGTAATTACAAGTTTCATCTTAGTACTATATGCTACTTTCTTAACAAGAAGTGGTGTTTTAGGCGAGGCATCTGTTCACTCATTTACTGATTTAGGACTATCAGGTCAGCTACTTATATATTTACTGGCTTTTGTTGGTGTATCTGTTTTCTTTCTGGTTAAAGCATGGAAAGAGTTACCAACAACAGAAGAAGAAATTACTACTTATAGCCGAGAGTTCTGGATTTTTATGGGAGCTACAGTTTTATGTTTAGCTTCTTTTCAGGTTTTTGTGCCTACTTCAATTCCAGTTTATAATGCATTTATAGAGTTTTTCGGAGGTACTTCTAATATGGCACCTCCTGCAGATCAAGTCGAGTTTTATACTAAGTTCCAGCTTTGGTTTGGAGTAGTAATCGCATTACTTTCTGGAACGGGGCAATTCTTTTGGTGGCAAAAAATGGATAAGGAGAGGTTAATGAGTACGCTTACTTTGCCGGTAATCATTACTCTACTTTTATCTTCATTAGTAATACTGATATTAAAGATTACCAATATTATTTATATCGTATTGCTAACAGCTTCAATTTATTCAGTAATTTCTAATATTACTGTATTAATTAGGTTGGCAAAACAAAAAGTTCAGTTAACTGGAGGTGCTATAACTCACATAGGTATAGCATTAATGTTACTGGGAATTCTTTTTTCATCAGGCTATTCAAAAGTGATTTCACTAAATACTACTGGCTTGCTTTACAACAGAGAGTTTTCTGAAGAAATGAATAAGGAAAACTTATTGTTATTCAGAAATCAGCCTCAGAGAATGCTAGATTATAGTAGTGTGAATCAGGTAAATGATGTAAATGATCCGAATGCTAAATATGGCTATACACTGACTTATAAAGGCCCTAGAATGGAGTCTGATGAGTTCCCTGATTATATTGATAAAGAAATTTTGTTACCAACAAATGATGTAACAAAAGCAGTTATCACCAAAGACCTTGTATATAAGGGGGAAACCTATCACAAAAAAGGAGATACAATTCACATATACAATGAAAATACTTATTATGAAATTGAATATGTGAAGCAAAACGGAAAAAGATTTTCATTATATCCAAGACTTCAGAATAACCCACAAATGGGTTTTGTGCCTTCTCCTGATATTCGTTCTTTCTTAGGTAGTGATCTTTATACTCACGTGACCAATATTCCTGATCCTGAGTCTGAAACAGAATGGAGTGAGCCTGAGAAATTCACTTTATCTGTTGGAGATACTTTTATAGTAAATGATTTTATCGCTGTATTGGATAATGTAGTGAGAACCAACGATTTGGTTGAGGTTGATTTAAACGAAGGTGATGTAGCTGTAAAAGCTGAAATAAGAGTATTAGGTGGAGAAAGAAATTTTGATGTTCAGCCAATCTATGTAATCAAAGACAGACAGGTGGGAATGATTCCTGATATCTTATATGATTTGGGACTAAAAATGCAGTTCGAAAAAATTGATCCTCAATCAGGT